One window of Streptomyces sp. SUK 48 genomic DNA carries:
- a CDS encoding nuclear transport factor 2 family protein, which yields MSREVDEVNQAIAGELRLMDPTVRVSRPLARQLLAPDFVEVGSSGRRWTYDEILAAMPEMDGATESGPRYEPSEFAGVLLAPGLVHLTYETTLDGDRARRSSLWRKRDADGTWQMYYHQATPVPSDSV from the coding sequence ATGAGCCGAGAGGTCGATGAGGTAAACCAGGCGATCGCGGGCGAACTGCGTCTGATGGATCCCACCGTGCGCGTGTCACGCCCGCTCGCCCGGCAGCTGCTGGCCCCGGACTTCGTGGAGGTCGGCTCTTCGGGGCGGCGGTGGACGTACGACGAGATACTGGCCGCGATGCCCGAGATGGACGGTGCCACGGAGAGCGGCCCGCGCTACGAGCCCTCGGAGTTCGCCGGTGTCCTGCTGGCGCCCGGCCTGGTGCATCTCACCTACGAGACCACGCTGGACGGCGACCGGGCACGGCGCAGTTCGCTCTGGCGCAAGCGGGACGCGGACGGGACCTGGCAGATGTACTACCACCAGGCCACCCCCGTCCCGTCCGACAGCGTATGA
- a CDS encoding oxygenase MpaB family protein codes for MTVSNTADGTAQPPLFGPGSQFHELFDDPRWAFALVRATVLEAAHPQIGGALIDNSTFVTHPWRRLRNTFLSLQRMFGADDEVRAKEAARLNRLHTRLTGRDANDRPYDAMDPGVRAWVVATLFESAVTMCRLSGRPLPPSAVERLYTEFRAYHAAFGDEAGQLPPKLTEFWSYYDRMVEEELENTEAMRIILYKLFDHLPAPPLLHGLPTLWALGRAVVGPAIGTITVASLPEPFRRRAGLPEVLGAGALMQGAYLAADLARFLPEGWLRAQNVADLLALSPGGDDPRARTVTALHERMRRAGALLRLITPTSFQPAPAAPPSGQRSAEEFFRDVLDQTGDGYLTWPDLAAMARELCGRLDLDEAAENRLYDAFADWWRELQTALDTDGDGRVSAEEYAAAAPSLATPALIRTAEVLFDTADKDGDQRIDETEYRALFRTAFHRDTTGDADTGTTVYTRSAFVRDFLSFMSGRRLSTPYDPLLADA; via the coding sequence GTGACCGTGAGCAACACAGCCGACGGCACCGCACAACCGCCCCTGTTCGGGCCGGGATCGCAGTTCCACGAGCTCTTCGACGACCCGCGCTGGGCCTTCGCCCTGGTCCGGGCCACCGTGCTGGAGGCCGCGCATCCGCAGATCGGCGGCGCGCTGATCGACAACTCGACTTTTGTCACCCACCCTTGGCGCCGGTTGCGCAACACGTTCCTGAGCCTCCAGCGCATGTTCGGCGCCGACGACGAGGTGCGCGCCAAGGAGGCGGCGCGGCTCAATCGCCTGCACACACGGCTGACGGGCAGGGACGCGAACGACCGTCCCTACGACGCGATGGACCCCGGCGTACGGGCCTGGGTGGTCGCGACGCTGTTCGAAAGCGCCGTCACCATGTGCCGGTTGAGCGGCCGGCCGCTGCCGCCGAGCGCGGTGGAGCGGCTGTACACCGAATTCCGGGCGTACCACGCGGCCTTCGGCGACGAGGCCGGTCAACTGCCTCCCAAACTGACGGAGTTCTGGTCCTACTACGACCGCATGGTGGAGGAGGAACTGGAGAACACCGAGGCGATGCGCATCATCCTCTACAAGCTCTTCGACCACCTTCCCGCTCCCCCGCTGCTCCACGGCCTTCCCACCCTGTGGGCACTCGGCCGGGCCGTCGTCGGGCCCGCCATCGGAACGATCACGGTGGCGTCCCTCCCCGAACCGTTCCGCCGCCGGGCCGGCCTGCCGGAAGTCCTCGGCGCGGGAGCCCTGATGCAGGGCGCCTACCTGGCGGCCGACCTGGCCCGTTTCCTGCCCGAGGGCTGGCTCAGGGCCCAGAACGTCGCCGATCTGCTGGCCCTCTCCCCCGGCGGCGACGACCCCCGGGCCAGGACCGTCACGGCGCTGCACGAGCGGATGCGGCGGGCCGGCGCGCTGCTCCGCCTCATCACCCCGACGTCCTTCCAGCCCGCCCCCGCGGCACCACCGTCGGGACAGCGCAGCGCGGAGGAGTTCTTCCGCGACGTACTCGACCAGACCGGCGACGGATACCTCACCTGGCCCGATCTCGCCGCCATGGCACGGGAGTTGTGCGGCCGGCTCGACCTGGACGAAGCCGCCGAGAACCGGCTCTACGACGCCTTCGCCGACTGGTGGCGCGAGCTCCAGACGGCTCTCGACACCGACGGCGACGGCCGCGTCAGCGCCGAGGAGTACGCCGCGGCCGCGCCCTCCCTGGCCACACCCGCGCTGATCAGGACCGCCGAAGTCCTCTTCGACACCGCCGACAAGGACGGCGACCAGCGCATCGACGAGACCGAGTACCGCGCTCTGTTCCGCACGGCGTTCCACCGTGACACCACCGGCGATGCCGACACCGGCACCACCGTCTACACCCGCAGCGCCTTCGTCCGGGACTTCCTGTCCTTCATGTCCGGCCGCCGGCTCTCCACGCCGTACGACCCCCTGCTCGCCGACGCGTGA
- the uppS gene encoding polyprenyl diphosphate synthase, which produces MDGNGRWAAQRSLPRTAGHRAAESTVIDVIEAARSAGVEWLSLYAFSTENWRRPDAEVTFLMRLVRHAVRKHAPLLQARGIRCRFLGVSHPRIPPALTQDFADLTTLTGTNRGMTLTVAFDHGGRRDIVAAARSLIRSGVPAEAVTEESFAAHLPFPDTPDVDLVIRTSGEQRISNFMLWQVAYAEWVFPPVLWPDFRAPHFLDCLHTYQQRQRRFGGLGPLPKQNGEP; this is translated from the coding sequence ATGGACGGGAACGGCCGGTGGGCGGCCCAGCGTTCATTGCCGCGTACGGCAGGCCACCGGGCCGCGGAGAGCACGGTGATCGACGTCATCGAGGCGGCGCGGTCGGCCGGGGTGGAGTGGCTGAGCCTGTACGCGTTCTCCACGGAGAACTGGCGTCGGCCCGATGCCGAAGTCACCTTTCTCATGCGGCTGGTACGGCACGCGGTGCGCAAGCACGCCCCGCTGTTGCAGGCGCGGGGGATCCGCTGCCGTTTCCTCGGCGTGAGCCACCCGCGCATCCCCCCGGCGCTGACCCAGGACTTCGCCGACCTGACGACCCTGACCGGCACGAACCGGGGCATGACCCTGACCGTCGCCTTCGATCACGGCGGTCGCCGGGACATCGTGGCGGCGGCCCGATCCCTCATCCGCAGCGGGGTACCGGCCGAGGCCGTGACCGAGGAGAGTTTCGCCGCTCACCTGCCCTTCCCGGACACACCGGACGTCGATCTGGTCATCCGTACCTCGGGGGAACAGCGCATCTCCAACTTCATGCTCTGGCAGGTCGCCTACGCCGAATGGGTCTTCCCGCCCGTCCTGTGGCCCGACTTCCGCGCACCGCACTTCCTTGACTGCCTGCACACCTATCAGCAGCGCCAGCGCCGGTTCGGCGGCCTGGGCCCGCTGCCGAAGCAGAACGGAGAACCGTGA
- a CDS encoding LacI family DNA-binding transcriptional regulator: MRVSLKDVASHAGVSIKTVSNVVNDQPHVTPAMRARVQKSIDELGYRPNLTARHLRKGRTGIVALALPELGNPYFAELAAEVVDAAAEHDYTVLLDHTGGRRDQETLVSQGFRSRVIDGLILSPIELEADDLRERAPVPLVLLGEREYDLPYDHISIDNVAAAREAVRHLISLGRRDIAFLGARRGRSQPAHLRLRGWREELDAAGLVADGRLVAATDGWGHADGAAAMARLLDAGHRPDAVFAYNDLIAIGALRVLSERGLRVPEDVAVVGFDDVVEGRFGAVTLTSVSPDKASIARMAVESVLSQLDGAPRQRARRIHAGYTLVHRESTLGRD; this comes from the coding sequence GTGCGGGTGAGCCTCAAGGACGTCGCGTCGCACGCGGGTGTCTCCATCAAGACCGTGTCCAACGTGGTGAACGACCAGCCGCATGTCACCCCCGCGATGCGGGCCCGCGTCCAGAAGTCCATCGACGAACTCGGCTACCGCCCGAACCTCACCGCCCGGCATCTGCGCAAGGGCCGGACCGGGATCGTCGCCCTGGCCCTGCCCGAGCTGGGCAATCCCTACTTCGCCGAGCTGGCCGCCGAGGTCGTCGACGCGGCCGCCGAGCACGACTACACCGTCCTGCTCGACCACACGGGCGGCCGCCGCGACCAGGAGACCCTGGTCAGCCAGGGCTTTCGCAGCCGGGTGATCGACGGGCTGATCCTCAGCCCCATCGAACTGGAGGCGGACGATCTGCGCGAGCGGGCTCCCGTCCCGCTCGTCCTGCTCGGCGAGCGCGAGTACGACCTGCCCTACGACCACATCTCCATCGACAATGTCGCCGCCGCCCGCGAGGCGGTGCGCCATCTGATCTCCCTGGGGCGGCGGGACATCGCCTTCCTGGGCGCCCGGCGCGGCCGCAGCCAGCCCGCCCACCTGCGGTTGCGCGGCTGGCGCGAGGAGCTGGACGCGGCGGGCCTCGTGGCCGACGGCCGGCTGGTGGCCGCCACCGACGGCTGGGGGCACGCCGACGGGGCGGCGGCCATGGCACGCCTGCTGGACGCGGGCCATCGGCCGGACGCGGTGTTCGCCTACAACGACCTCATCGCCATCGGCGCCCTGCGCGTGCTGTCCGAACGCGGGCTGCGCGTCCCCGAGGACGTCGCGGTCGTCGGCTTCGACGATGTGGTGGAGGGCCGCTTCGGCGCCGTCACCCTCACCTCGGTCTCCCCCGACAAGGCGTCCATCGCCCGGATGGCGGTCGAGTCGGTCCTCTCCCAACTCGACGGCGCCCCACGGCAGCGGGCCCGCCGGATCCACGCCGGTTACACCCTGGTGCACCGCGAGAGCACCCTCGGACGCGACTGA
- a CDS encoding arabinofuranosidase catalytic domain-containing protein, whose protein sequence is MRREKSTAGGGFRRSSRRALLRPVRHLLSAVAAIGLVLGALIALPGVSQAAGSLPCDIYGAAGTPCVAAHSTTRALLSSYNGPLYQVTRASDGARADIGPLSAGGYANAAQQDTFCQNTTCRITKVYDQTSRHNDLTPGPAGTSGMGADRGADASEIAVTAGGHKVYGIWISPGVGYRYTGVASGVAVNGQAEGAYMVASGTHVGSDCCFDYGNAESTPADTGNGHMDAVSIATTCYFAPCTGSGPWIEADMENGMFQGDNGSNTANRGNNSPFVTAVLKNDGQTKYALKGGNSQSGALSTWWDGGLPTRSGYRPMHQEGGIILGTGGDNSNWNRGTFFEGVMVAGYPSDAAENAVQSNVVSVGYSGETDVPNGPQGTITGPGGKCVDVAADDTGTNGTAVQLWDCQNWAEDQHWQHNADGSLSTIGRCLDIEGNGTANGAKVELWDCDGVGGQKWVQQADGSLLNPQSGRCLDSPSGATANGTRLQIWDCNGAAAQKFSVDGGAPVVGTGAKCVDVAADDSGGDGAAVQLWDCQSWAADQHWFHNADGSLRTLGRCLDINGNGTANGAKVELWDCNGVGGQKWVQQGDGSLLNPQSGRCLDSPSGATANGTRLQIWDCNGSAAQKFKLS, encoded by the coding sequence ATGCGCAGAGAAAAATCCACCGCAGGAGGCGGTTTCCGCCGGTCCTCGCGGCGGGCGCTCCTCCGTCCCGTGCGCCATCTGCTGTCCGCCGTCGCGGCGATCGGGCTCGTCCTCGGCGCCCTGATCGCCCTGCCGGGCGTCTCACAGGCGGCGGGCTCGCTGCCGTGCGACATCTACGGCGCCGCCGGCACCCCCTGCGTCGCCGCGCACAGCACGACGCGCGCCCTGCTGTCGTCGTACAACGGCCCCCTCTACCAGGTCACGCGTGCCTCGGACGGGGCCCGCGCGGACATCGGGCCGCTGTCGGCGGGCGGATACGCCAACGCCGCCCAGCAGGACACGTTCTGCCAGAACACCACCTGCCGGATCACCAAGGTCTACGACCAGACCTCGCGGCACAACGACCTGACCCCGGGTCCGGCCGGCACCTCCGGCATGGGCGCCGACCGCGGCGCGGACGCGAGCGAGATCGCGGTGACGGCGGGCGGCCACAAGGTGTACGGCATCTGGATCTCGCCGGGTGTGGGCTACCGCTACACCGGGGTGGCCTCCGGCGTCGCGGTCAACGGGCAGGCCGAGGGCGCCTACATGGTGGCCAGCGGGACGCATGTCGGCTCCGACTGCTGCTTCGACTACGGCAACGCGGAGAGCACCCCGGCCGACACCGGCAACGGCCATATGGACGCCGTCTCCATCGCCACCACCTGCTACTTCGCGCCGTGCACCGGGTCGGGGCCGTGGATCGAGGCCGACATGGAGAACGGCATGTTCCAGGGCGACAACGGCTCCAACACCGCCAACCGGGGCAACAACAGCCCCTTCGTCACCGCCGTGCTGAAGAACGACGGGCAGACCAAGTACGCGCTCAAGGGCGGCAACTCCCAGTCGGGGGCGCTGAGTACGTGGTGGGACGGCGGTCTGCCCACCCGCTCCGGCTATCGGCCCATGCACCAGGAGGGCGGCATCATCCTGGGCACGGGCGGTGACAACAGCAACTGGAACCGGGGCACCTTCTTCGAGGGCGTGATGGTCGCCGGCTACCCGTCCGACGCCGCCGAGAACGCCGTCCAGTCGAACGTGGTCTCCGTCGGCTACTCCGGTGAGACGGACGTGCCCAACGGGCCCCAGGGCACGATCACCGGGCCGGGCGGCAAGTGCGTGGACGTCGCCGCGGACGACACCGGCACCAACGGCACGGCCGTACAGCTGTGGGACTGCCAGAACTGGGCCGAGGACCAGCACTGGCAGCACAACGCCGACGGCTCCCTGAGCACGATCGGCCGATGCCTGGACATCGAGGGCAACGGCACGGCCAACGGTGCCAAGGTCGAGCTGTGGGACTGCGACGGCGTCGGCGGACAGAAGTGGGTACAGCAGGCGGACGGATCGCTCCTCAACCCCCAGTCCGGGCGCTGCCTCGACTCCCCCAGCGGCGCGACCGCCAACGGCACCCGGCTCCAGATCTGGGACTGCAACGGCGCCGCCGCGCAGAAGTTCTCCGTCGACGGCGGTGCGCCGGTCGTCGGCACGGGCGCGAAGTGCGTCGACGTGGCCGCCGATGACAGCGGCGGCGACGGGGCGGCCGTACAGCTGTGGGACTGCCAGTCCTGGGCCGCCGACCAGCACTGGTTCCACAACGCCGACGGCTCGCTGCGCACCCTCGGCCGCTGTCTCGACATCAACGGCAACGGCACGGCCAACGGTGCCAAGGTCGAGCTGTGGGACTGCAATGGCGTCGGCGGACAGAAGTGGGTACAGCAGGGCGACGGATCACTGCTCAACCCCCAGTCCGGCCGCTGCCTCGACTCCCCCAGCGGCGCCACCGCCAACGGCACCCGGCTCCAGATCTGGGACTGCAACGGATCCGCCGCACAGAAGTTCAAACTGAGCTGA
- a CDS encoding ABC transporter substrate-binding protein: protein MNVSPRAKALTAAVLTAGLCLAATGCTKSDSAGGDSGASAAANNGSAASQQVASPSAAGPGCTYKTYGGGVPRLDITDGRTVVGFSQSESTSNPFRATETKSIEQQAKKLGVKLIERNANADVNTQNSQIEDMIAQGAKVLIVAPENSDGLGPALAKAKSAKVPVLTIDRTVGGAACTDFMAFIGSDFYHQAQLAADDLAGATGGGDAHVAILTGTPGNNVTTDRTKGFEDRAKAKYPKMKVVASQTGNFAQTDGQKVMEQLLQSHSDINAVYAENDEMALGAIQAIRSAGKTPGKDVKVVSIDGIEQAVKNVGAGQMVSDIETNPRFGPLALQALKDFYGTTGVQPKVIIKDGHFTADNAKQALDQGLVY, encoded by the coding sequence GTGAACGTCTCCCCCCGAGCCAAGGCTCTGACCGCCGCAGTGCTCACCGCCGGCCTGTGCCTGGCCGCCACCGGATGCACCAAGTCGGACTCCGCCGGCGGCGACTCGGGCGCCTCGGCGGCCGCGAACAACGGCTCGGCCGCCTCCCAGCAGGTCGCCTCACCCTCGGCGGCGGGCCCCGGCTGTACCTACAAGACGTACGGCGGCGGCGTTCCCCGGCTGGACATCACCGACGGCAGGACGGTCGTCGGCTTCTCCCAGTCGGAGTCGACCAGCAATCCCTTCCGCGCCACCGAGACCAAGAGCATCGAGCAGCAGGCGAAGAAGCTCGGTGTGAAGCTCATCGAGCGCAACGCCAACGCGGACGTCAACACCCAGAACTCGCAGATCGAGGACATGATCGCGCAGGGTGCCAAGGTCCTGATCGTCGCGCCCGAGAACTCCGACGGTCTCGGCCCCGCCCTGGCCAAGGCGAAGTCCGCCAAGGTCCCCGTGCTCACCATCGACCGCACCGTCGGCGGCGCCGCCTGCACCGACTTCATGGCCTTCATCGGCTCGGACTTCTACCACCAGGCACAGCTCGCGGCCGACGACCTCGCCGGCGCCACCGGGGGCGGCGACGCCCATGTCGCCATCCTCACCGGCACCCCCGGCAACAACGTCACCACCGACCGGACCAAGGGCTTCGAGGACCGGGCCAAGGCGAAGTACCCGAAGATGAAGGTCGTCGCCTCGCAGACCGGCAACTTCGCCCAGACCGACGGCCAGAAGGTCATGGAGCAACTGCTCCAGTCCCACTCGGACATCAACGCCGTCTACGCGGAGAACGACGAGATGGCGCTCGGCGCGATCCAGGCCATCAGGTCGGCGGGCAAGACGCCCGGCAAGGACGTCAAGGTCGTCTCCATCGACGGCATCGAGCAGGCCGTCAAGAACGTGGGCGCCGGTCAGATGGTGTCCGACATCGAGACCAACCCGCGCTTCGGCCCGCTGGCCCTCCAGGCGCTGAAGGACTTCTACGGCACCACCGGCGTACAGCCCAAGGTGATCATCAAGGACGGCCACTTCACCGCCGACAACGCCAAGCAGGCCCTCGACCAGGGCCTCGTCTACTGA
- a CDS encoding sugar ABC transporter ATP-binding protein codes for MVQQGRAPQSDWILEVAEVDKSFAGVHALRGVDFRLRPGEVHALIGENGAGKSTLIKVMTGVYRPDAGRVRLAGEDRAFRNPLEAQAAGISTIYQEVNLVPLMSVARNLCLGREPRRFGLVDVRAVNRMARETLTRYGVDVDVTRPLGSLGLGAQQMVALARAVRIDARVVVMDEPTSSLEPREVETLFSVIRGLRSQGIAVVYVSHRLDELYEICDRVTVMRDGAVVHTGDMAGLERLKLISLMLGREMSTVRTKGATAFGDGRHGPHGADGGDGRHDGDREDNGDGGRGGRDDVPVLRATGLTVRHKVHGVGLDIRHGEVVGLGGLLGAGRSETAKAITGALATDAGTVEVEGVPLARRSPAAAIKAGVVMLAEDRTSEGILPNLSVRENISLALLPRLARGGVVSGARQDDVVRFFMERLRIKASGPDQKVSDLSGGNQQKVLLARWLCLDPKVLLLDEPTRGIDVGAKAEVQALIDELAEQGIGVLLISSDLEELIEGSDRLVVLKDGRAVGHFQGGDITERTVLDTLAAASSSEDPHHEDPRHEDPHSEDPHHEDPHGEDPHGEAPAPPPDDNPTQAQGRPTAPAMTKEEPR; via the coding sequence TTGGTCCAGCAGGGCCGGGCACCTCAGAGCGACTGGATCCTCGAAGTCGCCGAGGTGGACAAGAGCTTCGCGGGCGTCCACGCCCTGCGGGGGGTGGACTTCCGCCTGCGCCCCGGTGAGGTGCACGCCCTCATCGGCGAGAACGGCGCCGGAAAGTCCACGCTGATCAAGGTGATGACCGGTGTGTACCGGCCCGACGCGGGGCGGGTCCGCCTCGCGGGGGAGGACCGCGCCTTCCGCAACCCTCTGGAGGCGCAGGCGGCCGGCATCTCCACCATCTACCAGGAAGTGAACCTCGTCCCGCTGATGTCGGTGGCCCGCAACCTGTGCCTGGGCCGCGAACCGCGCCGCTTCGGCCTGGTCGACGTACGGGCCGTCAACCGCATGGCCCGCGAGACGCTGACACGCTACGGCGTCGACGTGGACGTCACCCGCCCGCTCGGCAGCCTCGGGCTGGGCGCCCAGCAGATGGTGGCGCTGGCCCGCGCGGTGCGGATCGACGCCCGCGTGGTGGTGATGGACGAACCGACCTCCTCGCTGGAACCCCGCGAGGTCGAGACCCTCTTCTCGGTGATCCGCGGCCTGCGGAGCCAGGGCATCGCCGTCGTCTACGTCAGCCACCGCCTCGACGAGCTGTACGAGATCTGCGACCGGGTCACCGTGATGCGCGACGGCGCGGTCGTGCACACCGGCGACATGGCCGGCCTGGAACGGCTGAAGCTCATCTCGCTGATGCTCGGCCGCGAGATGTCCACCGTGCGGACCAAGGGCGCCACGGCGTTCGGTGACGGCCGGCACGGGCCGCACGGCGCGGACGGCGGGGACGGTCGGCACGACGGGGACAGAGAGGACAACGGGGACGGCGGGCGCGGCGGCCGTGACGACGTTCCGGTGCTGCGCGCCACCGGCCTGACGGTCCGCCACAAGGTCCACGGCGTCGGCCTCGACATCCGCCACGGCGAGGTCGTCGGACTGGGCGGCCTGCTCGGCGCGGGCCGCAGCGAGACCGCCAAGGCGATCACCGGCGCCCTCGCCACCGACGCCGGCACCGTCGAGGTGGAGGGCGTCCCCCTCGCCCGCCGGAGCCCGGCCGCCGCCATCAAGGCGGGCGTCGTGATGCTCGCCGAGGACCGCACGTCCGAGGGCATCCTGCCCAACCTCTCCGTCCGGGAGAACATCTCGCTGGCCCTGCTGCCCCGGCTCGCTCGCGGGGGCGTGGTCTCGGGGGCCAGACAGGACGACGTCGTGCGCTTCTTCATGGAGCGCCTGCGCATCAAGGCGTCCGGTCCCGACCAGAAGGTCAGCGACCTCTCCGGCGGCAACCAGCAGAAGGTCCTGCTCGCTCGCTGGCTGTGCCTGGACCCCAAGGTGCTGCTCCTGGACGAGCCCACCCGGGGCATCGACGTGGGTGCCAAGGCCGAGGTGCAGGCGCTCATCGACGAACTCGCCGAACAGGGAATCGGGGTGCTGCTGATCTCCTCCGACCTGGAGGAACTGATCGAGGGCTCGGACCGGCTCGTCGTCCTCAAGGACGGCCGGGCGGTCGGCCACTTCCAGGGCGGGGACATCACCGAGCGGACCGTCCTGGACACGCTCGCCGCCGCCTCGTCCTCCGAGGACCCGCACCACGAGGACCCGCGCCACGAGGACCCGCACAGCGAGGACCCGCACCACGAGGACCCGCACGGTGAAGACCCGCACGGGGAAGCCCCGGCCCCGCCCCCCGACGACAACCCGACGCAGGCCCAAGGACGTCCGACCGCCCCGGCCATGACGAAGGAGGAGCCCCGATGA
- a CDS encoding ABC transporter permease, which yields MTPTAWAAPGPLDRARLTRLLQSYGVYAALLVLFAVAAALDGSFLSAGNVRIQLFQVAPTLIVALGMALVIGTEGVDLSVGAVIALAASVVPLYLGYGAPLAVLIALVCGAVSGAVGGTMVAFARIQPIVATLSLMIGLRGVAELINGNSAKPVTDSGLLGLGSDGFAGAPVMAWIAGACAVLTALLVRRTTFGRQLVAIGDNRRASKLAGLPVRRVLVTVYVLSGVLAALAGAMIVGHGAEADPANQGLNMELDAITAVVVGGTPLTGGRVRVLGTVAGALFMQLITAVLTQHNVHTSYTQLVEAVIICLAVYASQERGTR from the coding sequence ATGACGCCCACGGCCTGGGCCGCCCCCGGCCCGCTGGACCGGGCCCGGCTGACCCGCCTGCTCCAGTCGTACGGCGTCTACGCCGCGCTGCTCGTCCTGTTCGCCGTGGCCGCCGCCCTGGACGGCTCGTTCCTCTCCGCGGGCAACGTCCGCATCCAGCTCTTCCAGGTCGCCCCCACCCTGATCGTCGCCCTCGGCATGGCCCTGGTCATCGGCACGGAGGGCGTCGACCTCTCGGTCGGCGCCGTGATCGCCCTGGCCGCCTCGGTCGTCCCCCTCTACCTCGGCTACGGCGCGCCGCTCGCGGTGCTGATCGCCCTGGTCTGCGGCGCGGTCTCCGGCGCGGTCGGCGGCACCATGGTCGCTTTCGCCCGCATCCAGCCGATCGTGGCCACCCTCTCCCTGATGATCGGACTGCGGGGCGTCGCCGAGCTGATCAACGGCAACTCCGCCAAGCCGGTCACCGACTCCGGACTGCTGGGCCTCGGTTCGGACGGGTTCGCCGGTGCCCCCGTGATGGCGTGGATCGCCGGGGCGTGCGCCGTGCTGACCGCGCTGCTGGTGCGCCGGACCACCTTCGGCCGGCAGCTGGTGGCCATCGGGGACAACCGCCGGGCGAGCAAGCTGGCCGGGCTGCCGGTGCGCCGGGTGCTGGTCACCGTCTACGTCCTGTCCGGCGTCCTCGCCGCCCTCGCCGGCGCGATGATCGTCGGCCACGGCGCCGAGGCGGACCCCGCCAACCAGGGTCTCAACATGGAGCTCGACGCCATCACCGCCGTCGTGGTCGGCGGCACCCCGCTCACCGGTGGCCGGGTCCGGGTCCTCGGCACCGTGGCCGGTGCGCTGTTCATGCAGCTCATCACCGCGGTCCTCACCCAGCACAACGTGCACACGTCCTACACCCAACTCGTGGAGGCCGTCATCATCTGCCTCGCGGTCTACGCCTCACAGGAGCGAGGTACCCGATGA
- a CDS encoding ABC transporter permease, translating into MTPSALRPATLPPRPASDAAQPAALREWLASHIQRRGALAVLVLMAALASATSSTFPTWSNISSILGNNAFVWLLALGMTFVILTGGIDLSVGSVYALGGVLGAYGAHTGGTWLAVVLPVAVGALWGTAQGLLVARARMAPFIVTLAGLLGARGLLQALTDEGATTYLVPADSAFRRLGDGTWVPVLLVAALFAAGALLLTRTRFGATVTALGGNENAATLMGLPVARTKVLVYVLSATLAAGAGALGSARLGSGVTTIGVGYELTAIASVVIGGTLLTGGSGSIGGTASGVLVLAVIHNLIDHYFSPYGSAFTDTVNGAFLAVVVLVQALLSRTRQTD; encoded by the coding sequence ATGACCCCCTCCGCCCTGCGGCCCGCCACCCTGCCACCGCGCCCTGCGTCCGACGCCGCGCAGCCGGCCGCCCTGCGCGAGTGGCTGGCCTCCCACATCCAGCGCCGGGGCGCCCTGGCCGTGCTGGTGCTGATGGCCGCCCTCGCCTCCGCGACCTCGTCCACCTTCCCCACCTGGTCCAACATCTCCAGCATCCTCGGCAACAACGCCTTCGTGTGGCTGCTGGCGCTGGGCATGACCTTCGTCATCCTCACCGGTGGCATCGACCTGTCCGTCGGCTCCGTGTACGCGCTGGGCGGGGTGCTCGGCGCCTACGGCGCGCACACCGGCGGCACCTGGCTCGCCGTCGTCCTGCCCGTGGCCGTCGGCGCGCTCTGGGGCACCGCCCAGGGACTGCTCGTCGCCCGCGCCCGGATGGCCCCCTTCATCGTCACCCTCGCCGGACTGCTCGGCGCGCGCGGTCTGCTCCAGGCGCTGACCGACGAGGGGGCCACCACCTACCTCGTCCCCGCCGACTCCGCCTTCCGCCGCCTGGGCGACGGCACCTGGGTGCCGGTCCTCCTCGTGGCAGCCCTCTTCGCGGCCGGCGCGCTGCTGCTCACCCGCACCCGGTTCGGCGCCACGGTCACCGCGCTGGGCGGCAACGAGAACGCCGCCACGCTCATGGGCCTCCCCGTCGCCCGCACCAAGGTCCTCGTCTACGTCCTGTCCGCCACCCTCGCTGCCGGCGCCGGCGCACTCGGCAGCGCCCGCCTGGGCTCCGGCGTCACCACCATCGGCGTCGGCTACGAACTCACCGCCATCGCCTCGGTGGTGATCGGCGGCACGCTGCTGACCGGCGGCAGCGGCTCCATCGGCGGCACGGCGAGCGGTGTGCTGGTGCTGGCCGTCATCCACAACCTGATCGACCACTACTTCTCCCCGTACGGCTCCGCGTTCACCGACACGGTCAACGGCGCGTTCCTGGCCGTCGTGGTCCTCGTCCAGGCCCTGCTCAGCCGCACCCGGCAGACGGACTGA